From Candidatus Krumholzibacteriia bacterium:
TTCGCGGACCCGGTCGACTTCGAGATCGTCCGTCCCGGAGCCCTGGCCCCGGTCGACTTCTGAGCTTCGCTCAACGCTTGGACACCAGCAGCCGGCTCTCGCGCGACAGCGGGCTGAGGATGTCGGGGTAGACCACGCTCTCCCCGCGCCAGGGACCGTCGGTGCCGTAGCGATCGAGCAGGCACGTGAGGGCGTTCTCGGCCCGGGTGAGCGGCCGGAACGACGCGGCCTTGAGGCTCTCGCTGACGACCGAGGGGCTCACGCCGAAGCGTGCGGCCACTTCCTTCCCCTTGTACCGGCGCGCTGCGCGGACGGTCTCGGCCTGGCGTTCGGTCCACCGCGACCGGGTCTGGTCCATGAGCTCGACCAGGCTGGCGATGGTTTCGTCGTCGGGGCTGCCGAATCCGACGGCGACGGCCCCGCGTCGATCCCGGCGGGCCGTCCAGAGGGCGGCGCGGGCACGGTCGAGCGCCGAGCCGTCGAGCACCACGGTCGTGCCGCGGAAGCGAGCCTCGACCAGGCCGAAGCCGACCCCGACCACCCAACGGTAGGGGTGGAGGGCGTCCCCCAGTTCGGAGAGCGCGAGCGTCACGCCGGTGGATCGACGGAAGAGGCCCTGCACGCTCCCCGCGCGCTCCACCTGCACGGGGGCCGCGAGGTGCTCGGCGCTCAGGGCCGCCTCGACGTTCTGCGCGACCTCGTCGAGACCCGGCAGCCGCTCCTTGTGGTTCTGGAGCGTGCGGCCCTCCGGATCGCGGAGTTCGGCAGCGATGGCGACGTGCCAGCAAGGGTTGGAGATCGGGTCGGCCATGGGTTCGGGACAGTAACCGAATGCTGGCAACGAACAAGAGACAAGAACGCGGGAATCAGGATCCGCTCGCGCCCGTGGTTTCCGCTCGCTCGCTCGCGTCGAGCGGAGGCCGGAGATCGCCCCCCTCGAGACACCAGAAACCGGTGCGGACCAGGTCGACCGGCGGGAGCCGGAAGGACTCTCCGAACACGGCCCGCAGTGCCTCTTCGGGCTTCACCTGTCCGGCGCCGTCGAGGCGGAGTGCGAGTGCGAAGGGGCGCGGCCCGAGACCCGAGGCCAGCCCCGGCGGAAGGCCTGCGAGATCGGAGTCGGTGGCCGGCTCGAGCCGCTCGACGATCTGCTTCAGGTCCAGGGTCTTCTCACCCTTCTTCCTGTGGATGGTCACAGGGACGGCGGCAGCGGTCCGGAAACGATCCAGGGCGGCTCGTACCGCCCCGACGTCGTCCTCGAGGGTTCTCAGTCGCACCAGGTAGTCGGCGCGCTGCAGCAGCGTCGCCATGCGCTTCTCGCCGTCCTCGACGACGCGGGCGGCGGTGAACTCGATCCCGGGCTCGGCAACGGCGTTCAGGCGGCGCAGCAGGTCGGCCGGGTCGGGCCGGTCGATCAGCTTGACCTCGAGAAGCTCGCCCACGCTCTGCACGCCGAGTGCCAGCGCCGGGCTGAAGGTCAGCGCCGGCTTGGGGTGGTAGCCCTCGGTGTAGAAGATCCGGATGCCGGCGCGGCGGAAGACGCGGGGGATCTTGCGGACCAGGTCGAGGTGACTGGTCATGGCGTCGGCGCCGGTCTTCGACATCTGCAGGCGCACGCGCACGCCCTCGCCCTGGCCGAGATCGTGGGCCGCCTTGCCGGCGGCAATGCGGTCCTGCTTGGCGGTGCGCGCCTGGTGCGCCTCGACGGCGGCCTTCTCGCGGTCGCCGCGGCCGAAGGACCTCAGCTTCGTCAGGTACTCCCGCCGCTCGGTCCGCATGCCGTCGAGGTCGCAGGCCACGCCGCAGTGGTAGCAGACGAGCTTCCGGACGTCGGCGTCGTGGTCCTCGACGTTGGTGTGGAACACCTGCGCGCCGGCGGGCTTGCCGCACGGCGGACTGAGTCTGTTCTTCATCGACCGCTTGTAGTCGGTCTTCAGGAAGCGGTCGTCGAGCTGCATGTCGAGGTGGTCCCAGGGCATGCGCGCGTCGAGGGCGATGGTGCCCAGGTAGAGCTGCGGGTCGATGCCGGACGCGTCGATCGCCTCGATCCAGGCGTCCCAGTCGAGGTGCTCGTCCCAGCCGTCGAAGCGGCAGCCCTTGCGCCACGCGGCCTCGACCACGTCGGCCACACGGCGGTCGCCACGGCCGAGCACGCCCTCCAGGAAGCTCGTGCGGGGGTCGTGCCGACGGAATTCCAGTCGATCACGACGCGCGAGGTCCTGCAGCAGGTCCTGCTTGCGCTCGATCTCGTCCATGGGGTCCATGGCCACCCACTGGAAGGGCGTGTGCGGCTTGGGCACGTGACTGCTCACGCTGACGGTGACGCCGGCCTTCGAGCCGTGGATCTCACGCCCGATCTCCTTCATGCGGCGGCCGGTCTCCATGATGCCGACGACGTCCTGGTCCTCCTCGGTGGGAAGACCGATCATGAAGTAGAGCTTCATGCGCTTCCACCCGCGCTCGAACACACGGTAGGCGGTGCGCGTGAGGTCTTCTTCGGTGACGTTCTTGTTGACCACGTCGCGCATGCGCTGCGTGCCGGCCTCGGGGGCGAAGGTGAGGCCCTGGGCGCGGTAGCCGGCCATCTCGTCGAGGGTGGTCTCCTCGAGACCGTAGGCGCGCAACGACGCCACGCTCAACGACACCTTCCGCTCCTTGAGCTTCTTCATGAGCGTGCTCATGAGCGGGCTGATGCACGAGTAGTCGGCGGTGCTCAGCGTGGTGAGTCCGGCCTCGTCGTAGCCGCCGGCGTCGATGGCCTCGAGCACGGTGTCGACGATCTGTTCGGGATCGCGCTCGCGCACCGGACGGTAGATCATCCCCGCCTGGCAGAAACGACAACCCTCGGTGCAGCCGCGCGCGATCTCCACGCTCAGGCGGTCGAAGATCGCCTCGGCCGCGGCCACGGGTGAGTCCCAGGGGAAGGGGAAGCGGTTGATGTCGTCGAGGATCACGCGCCGTGGACGCTCGGGGATCCCCTCGACCTTCGGGCCGGTGACGACCTCGAAACCGCTGTGCAGGTCGACGGTGGTGTCGTAGAGCGCGGGCACGTACAGGCCGCCGAGCTTCGCCAGGCGCACCAGCGTGTCGTGGCGCGGCACGACGGCGTCGCGGCAGTCGGCGAGTTCGAGCATCAGCTCGGGAAGCTTCTCCTCGGCGTCGCCGATCAGGAAGACGTCGACGAAGGGCGCCACGGGTTCGGGTTGGGTGGCCACGGGGCCGCCGGCGAGGACGATCGGGTCGCTCTCCGTGCGATCGGCGCTGCGGATCGGGATGCACGACAGGTCGAGCAGGTTCAGCAGGTTGGTGAACGTGAGCTCGTACTGCAGCGAGAAGCCCACGGCGTCGAACTCGCTCAGCGGGCGCCGGTTCTCGAGCGACAGCACGGGCAGCCCGCGCTCGCGCAGGGCCTTCTCCATGTCGGGCCAGGGCGCGAAGGCGCGCTCGCAGGACAGGTCGTCGTGCTCGTTCAGCAGCGAGTACAGGATCTTGGTGCCCAGGTGGCTCATCCCGATGTCGTAGAGATCGGGGAAGGCCAGGCACAGCGAGGCGCGGACGCTCGTGGGGTCCTTGACGATCTGGTTGTACTCGCCGCCGATGTAGCGCGCCGGCTTCTCCACTTCGTGCAGGAAGCTGGCGTACGGATGCGTGGACAGCTCCGTCGTCATGGGTGCTCCGCGAGGGGGGTCCGAGGGCGTCGGAGTATACTCGGGACGTGAGGGCCGCGTCGATGCTCAGCGGGTGGAACCGGCACCCCAGTTGGCCGCCATGGGCGCCGGCTCGGGAGCTTCCACGGCGAGGCGGCGCAACAGATCGTGTCGTCGCATCACCTCGCGCACGTAGGCGACGGTCTCGTGGCCTCGCACGTAGCCGTAGCGTGCCTCCCGATGGTACTGCGGCTTGCGCAGCAGCAGCAGGCTCTCGCGCACCGAACCCTCCCAGGCGTTCGGGTTCAGCCCTCGCCGGACCGCGAGCATGCGCGCATCGTCGAGGTGGCCGTGTCCGCAGTTGTAGGCCGCGAGCGCGAACTGCAGGCGGTCGGACTCGGGCACGTAGTGGTACCGGTCCAACAGCCAACGCAGATGCCGAGTTCCGGCTGCGATGTTCTGCGACGCGTCGCGGAGTGTGGTCTCGTCGAGCCGCGCCGTGGCCGGCTTCACCTGCATGACGCCGATCGCTCCCGCCCAGGACTCGGCGTCGGGATCGAAGCGGCTCTCCTGGAAGGCCAGGGCGGCGAGCAGGCGCCAGTCGACGTCGAAGCTGTCGGCCGTGGCCCGGAACAGGTCGTCGTAGGGCGAGACCCGGCCCGTCCGGCTGAGCCGGAAGGGGTCGGTGGCATGGCGATGGATCTGCGTATCGTCGGAGAAGTAGCGATCGCGGACCACGTTGTAGAACTCCGAACCCGCGTGTGTGTCGTCCTCGCGCGGGCGGTAGTGCCGCAACAAGACAGCGTCGACCGCCTCGCGCAGCTTCGGCGCGTTCGCGCGCACCATCCAGTGCAGGGACTCGCGTTCGCCCAGCTCGAACGCCGACACCAGGTTCTGTCGGAAGCGGAGGACGGCCGCGAGCGAGCGGTCGTCGGCCACGGCGGCGGGATAGGTTCCGTCGGCCACGAGGTCGAGGAGTTCCTCGACCGCGGTGCGCGGTGGATGCATCACGATGCCCACCGGCACACCCTGGCGGCGCAGCGAGAAGAGCGTGGCCTCGCCACCGGAGAAACGACGCGTGGCGACCATGGCGCCGACGAGGTCGCGCGGACCGCGGAGGGACGATGCACGCTCCGCCGTCGTGACGATCGTCTGCTGGCCGGTGTCGTAGGGCCGGGAGAACGCGACCTCCGCGTCGGGCACGGCGTCGGGACGCAAGGGCATGGCCACGAGATCGACGTGGCCCAGGTTCAATGCGTCGATCGGTCCGTTCACGCTGTCGGGCAAGACCACCTGCAGACGAAGACCGAGCGTGCGCGCGACCTCGCGTGCGAGTTCGAACTCGAAGCCATGCTCCTCGCCGCGCAGGATGTAGTAGCTCGACGAGCTGTTGCGCAGCAGCACGCGCAACGTTCCGCGTTCGCGCAACGTGTCGAGGTCGCGATCGACGGTGGGAAGCGGGACACGGACCACGTGTCGCTGCGTCGTGTCCCGCGGCTCTTGCTGCGGGGTCTCGGTCGAGGAGCAGGCCGTCAACGACACCGACGCCCACAGGGCCACGCCGGCCGCCGCGATCGCGCCGCGGCGGAAGGTCGGGATTCGGGTGTCGGCAGCCTGCGTCGTCATGGGCGCCTTCCGTCGGGCATCGTGCCGGTGTATGGACCCTCCATGATAGCGCAGCAAGGTAGCAGCAGAGGGGAAGAGATCGCCCACCGGGTGCGCCCCCACGGGGGCCGGGGTGCGAACACGAGAACCCTCAACTGCCGCCGTGCGAACATCCTGCGCCGGGATTCGCTCGGCCCCTCCGCGGCATCGCATTCCTGTCGCTGATGCGTGGCCACCGGTGCTCGGCCCGGTCCGGCGGCTCTTCGGGCGTTCCGGAGGGTGGAACGGTTGTTGCAGCTCCGTGTGTCGGACCAGCGGACCCACGTCGTCGCGGGAGGGCGTCGTTGCCGATCACGCGGGAAGCCAGCGGGCGCTCGGCAGGCGGCGGGGCGGAGCGCGTCGAGCGCGATCGTGCGGTGATCGCACGTCTCGTCGTGCGCATGTGCAGTGTCCTGCGGGACGCCCGCCGCGGCTCCTGGTTGGCGACCACCGTGAACGCGCAGCTCGAGGGCCTGCGCTCCGATCTCGATCGCGAGTTGCGGCGCGGCCCGCTCCGCCTGGAGTTCGACGCCGACGAGATCCGCCTGCGGAAGGCGTGCTTCGACGACCTGCCGCGCCCGGCACGTCGACTCGTCGCGATGGTGCATCGCAAGGGTTGGCGCGCGATCGAGTTCACGGCCGGCGTGAGCACCCTGGAGCTGCTGGTCCTGCTCCAGCAGCTGCAGTCCTCCGGAAAGAGCGCGAGCGACGACGAGCTCGGCCGGCTGGAGTTCGTGAGGCCGTTCGGAGCGCCCGCCGGAGGTCGGCCACGCCGGCGCGGCGTGCCCGAGGTGATCCGTCCGAGCCGATTGGGTCGCGTGGTGAGCGAGGCCGAGGACGGCGACGGGGAAGTGCGGTCGTTGGTCTCCGACCTCGTGCAGGCGATCGACGAGGTCTCCGTCACGACCGGATGCACGGACGCCGAACCGGACGGTCCCGGCCTGATCGAACTGGTCGACGACCTCGGCCACGACGCGGTCGTCGGGTTGATCCTGTCGAGCCTCCGCCGTCACGACGCGTACACCTACGACCACTCGATCAACGTGGGTCTGCTGTCGATCCGTCTGGCCCACCACGTGGGGTGGCGCGGGCGTGATCTGCGCGAACTGGGCAGCGCCGCCTTGATCCACGACGTGGGCAAGCTGTACACGCCGCTCGAGGTCTTGAACAAGCCGTCGCGTCTGACGCCGGCGGAGTGGGTCACGATGAAGGCGCACCCGCGGGAGGGCGACGAGATCCTCCGCGAGGCGGGAGTGGGACACGAGATCGGTCCGCGGATCGCACTGGAACACCACGTGCGGCCCGACGGGTGGGGTTATCCGCCGCTGCCCTACGGAGAGGGTGGTGTGCATCCGGGCAGCCGCATCGTGAAGATCGCCGATGCCTACGACGCCTTCACCACGATCCGCCCCTATCGCACCCGGACGACCCCGCGCGAGGCCCTGGCGATGTTGCTCGAACAGGCGGGCACGATGTTCGACCCCGATCTCGTCGAGGCGTTCTGCGAGATGATGGGCCGGCATCCGATCGGATCGGTCGTGCGGCTCGCGAGCGGCCGGCTCGCGCTGGTGGTCGACGTGCACGCCAGTGCGCCCGCCCGACCGCTGGTGCGCGTGCTGCGCAATGCCGACGCGTCGACTCCGGGCATGCTCACGTTCGTCGACCTGCGGCGCCGCGTGACCCCGGCCGGCGGCTTCGTCGACCACATCGTCGAGAGCGTCGAGCCGGCGGTCGGCGACCTGCCGATCGGGCGCTACGTCTGAGCGCTTCCGCCGCAGAGACGGGCGAGCAGGATGCCGGCGGCCACCGTCACGTTCAGCGATTCGGCGTTGCCGCGGCCTTCGATCGTCACGAGCGCGTCGCAGCGCTTCGCGGTGAGAGGCCGGATTCCCCGGCCCTCGTTGCCCACCACGAGAACCGTCGCTGGCCCGGGTTCGATCGCGCGGTGGTCGACGGCGCCTTCGTCGAGTGCGCTCCCGAGGACCCGCCAGCCCTCGCGGGCGAGCCGCAGCAGCGAGTCGGCCAGATTCCCCGATTCCACCAGCGGGAACCACTCGAGGGTCCCCGCCGATGCCTTCGACACCGTCGCGGTCAACGGAGCACGCCGCGCGCGGTGCAGGAGCACCGCACGCGCACCCAGGAAGGCCGCGGTGCGGATCAGCCCTCCCACGTTCTGCGGGTCCTCGACCTGATCGAGCGCCAGCACCACGTCACCGGCCCCGGGAGGGCTCTCGAGGATCTCGCGCAGCGCCGACAGGGGCAGCGCGCCGCAGGCGAGCACCACGCCCTGGTGCGTGCGGCTGCCCGCACGGCGCTCGAGGTCGTCGTCCGACGTCGTGCGGACCGCCACGCCACGTTCGCGCGCGAGCGCGGTCACCTCCTCGACCCGGGAGCCGGGCCGCGCGTCACGGCACCACAGGGTGTGCAGGCTCCGGCGTTCGGCCCGCAGCGCGGCCTCGACCGGCGCGATCCCGTGGAGGTGTTCGCGGCCGCGCGCGTGGTTCATGCGTCGGCCCTCAGTCGTAGAGGTCGGGAACGAAGGTCTGCTCGGTGTAGGGAGCCCGGACGTATCCGCCCGCGTCCTCGCGCGGCGGCAGCTCGATCCGCCCCGGCGTGAGGTCCTCGTAGGGAATCAGGGACAGCAGGTGGCCCATGCAGTTCAGCCGCGCGCGACGCTTGTCGTCGGCCTCGACCACGTACCACGGCGCCTGCTTGATGTCGGTGTGGGCGAACATGGTGTCCTTGGCCTTGCTGTACTCCACCCATCGACGACGCGACTCCAGGTCCATGGGACTGAGCTTCCAGCGCTTGGTCGGATCGTCGATGCGGGCCTGGAAGCGTCGTTCCTGTTCTTCGTCGCTCACGCTGAACCAGTACTTGATCAGCTTGATCCCGCTGCGCACGAGCATGCGCTCGAAGTAGGGACACGAGCGCAGGAACTCCTCGTACTGGGCATCGCTGCAGAAACCCATGACGCGCTCGACGCCGGCGCGGTTGTACCAGCTGCGGTCGAACAGCACGAGTTCGCCGGCCGCCGGCAGGTGGGCGACGTAGCGCTGGAAGTACCACTGGGTCTTCTCGCGCTCGGTCGGCACGCCCAGGGCGACCACGCGCACGATGCGCGGATTGCAGGGCTCGAGGATCCGCTTGATCGTGCCGCCCTTCCCGGCGGCGTCGCGCCCCTCGAAGATCACCACCACCCGCTCGCCGGTCTGCTTGATCCACTCCTGGAGCTTGACCAGCTCGATCTGCAGGCGGCGGAGTTCCTTCTCGTAGAGCTTGCGCTTCAGCTTCCGGTGGCCACGATCGCTCCGTTCGGGCTCGACGGTGCGGCTCTTCACCGGATTTCCGCTCTCGGCCACGGCGGGACCCCCTCCGAGGTGCGGGTGGACGGCGGCCGAACCCTACACCCGGCCGGGGGCTCGCTCAAGGCGGCGGGTGCTCGTACATTGGACGGAATCCAGAAACACGAAGAACGAGAGAGTCCCCTGGCCATCGGAGGCCACCATGAAGATTCCCGCCGACGTGAAGTCGATGCCCAAGGTCGAGCTGCACCAGCACCTCGACGGCTCCATCCCGCCCGCCGTGACCTGGCGGATCATGAAGAGCTACGGCCTGAATCCCGTCGATTCGCTGGCCGAGATGAAGAAGCAGCTGATCCTGCAGCCCGAGGAAGAGGGCTCGCTGCTGCGCTACCTGGACAAGTTCCACTACCCGATGTGGGTGACGCAGTTCTACGAGAACCTCGTCGAGGTCACGGCCGCGGTGGCGGGCGCGGCCGCCAAGGACGGGGTGCAGCTGTTCGAGCTGCGCTACGCGCCGGTGATCCACATGTACGCCGGGCTCACGACGCGGCAGGCGATCCGCAGCGT
This genomic window contains:
- the ppk2 gene encoding polyphosphate kinase 2, which codes for MKSRTVEPERSDRGHRKLKRKLYEKELRRLQIELVKLQEWIKQTGERVVVIFEGRDAAGKGGTIKRILEPCNPRIVRVVALGVPTEREKTQWYFQRYVAHLPAAGELVLFDRSWYNRAGVERVMGFCSDAQYEEFLRSCPYFERMLVRSGIKLIKYWFSVSDEEQERRFQARIDDPTKRWKLSPMDLESRRRWVEYSKAKDTMFAHTDIKQAPWYVVEADDKRRARLNCMGHLLSLIPYEDLTPGRIELPPREDAGGYVRAPYTEQTFVPDLYD
- a CDS encoding RNA methyltransferase, giving the protein MNHARGREHLHGIAPVEAALRAERRSLHTLWCRDARPGSRVEEVTALARERGVAVRTTSDDDLERRAGSRTHQGVVLACGALPLSALREILESPPGAGDVVLALDQVEDPQNVGGLIRTAAFLGARAVLLHRARRAPLTATVSKASAGTLEWFPLVESGNLADSLLRLAREGWRVLGSALDEGAVDHRAIEPGPATVLVVGNEGRGIRPLTAKRCDALVTIEGRGNAESLNVTVAAGILLARLCGGSAQT
- a CDS encoding TIGR03960 family B12-binding radical SAM protein → MTTELSTHPYASFLHEVEKPARYIGGEYNQIVKDPTSVRASLCLAFPDLYDIGMSHLGTKILYSLLNEHDDLSCERAFAPWPDMEKALRERGLPVLSLENRRPLSEFDAVGFSLQYELTFTNLLNLLDLSCIPIRSADRTESDPIVLAGGPVATQPEPVAPFVDVFLIGDAEEKLPELMLELADCRDAVVPRHDTLVRLAKLGGLYVPALYDTTVDLHSGFEVVTGPKVEGIPERPRRVILDDINRFPFPWDSPVAAAEAIFDRLSVEIARGCTEGCRFCQAGMIYRPVRERDPEQIVDTVLEAIDAGGYDEAGLTTLSTADYSCISPLMSTLMKKLKERKVSLSVASLRAYGLEETTLDEMAGYRAQGLTFAPEAGTQRMRDVVNKNVTEEDLTRTAYRVFERGWKRMKLYFMIGLPTEEDQDVVGIMETGRRMKEIGREIHGSKAGVTVSVSSHVPKPHTPFQWVAMDPMDEIERKQDLLQDLARRDRLEFRRHDPRTSFLEGVLGRGDRRVADVVEAAWRKGCRFDGWDEHLDWDAWIEAIDASGIDPQLYLGTIALDARMPWDHLDMQLDDRFLKTDYKRSMKNRLSPPCGKPAGAQVFHTNVEDHDADVRKLVCYHCGVACDLDGMRTERREYLTKLRSFGRGDREKAAVEAHQARTAKQDRIAAGKAAHDLGQGEGVRVRLQMSKTGADAMTSHLDLVRKIPRVFRRAGIRIFYTEGYHPKPALTFSPALALGVQSVGELLEVKLIDRPDPADLLRRLNAVAEPGIEFTAARVVEDGEKRMATLLQRADYLVRLRTLEDDVGAVRAALDRFRTAAAVPVTIHRKKGEKTLDLKQIVERLEPATDSDLAGLPPGLASGLGPRPFALALRLDGAGQVKPEEALRAVFGESFRLPPVDLVRTGFWCLEGGDLRPPLDASERAETTGASGS
- a CDS encoding transglycosylase SLT domain-containing protein, producing MTTQAADTRIPTFRRGAIAAAGVALWASVSLTACSSTETPQQEPRDTTQRHVVRVPLPTVDRDLDTLRERGTLRVLLRNSSSSYYILRGEEHGFEFELAREVARTLGLRLQVVLPDSVNGPIDALNLGHVDLVAMPLRPDAVPDAEVAFSRPYDTGQQTIVTTAERASSLRGPRDLVGAMVATRRFSGGEATLFSLRRQGVPVGIVMHPPRTAVEELLDLVADGTYPAAVADDRSLAAVLRFRQNLVSAFELGERESLHWMVRANAPKLREAVDAVLLRHYRPREDDTHAGSEFYNVVRDRYFSDDTQIHRHATDPFRLSRTGRVSPYDDLFRATADSFDVDWRLLAALAFQESRFDPDAESWAGAIGVMQVKPATARLDETTLRDASQNIAAGTRHLRWLLDRYHYVPESDRLQFALAAYNCGHGHLDDARMLAVRRGLNPNAWEGSVRESLLLLRKPQYHREARYGYVRGHETVAYVREVMRRHDLLRRLAVEAPEPAPMAANWGAGSTR
- a CDS encoding HD-GYP domain-containing protein, giving the protein MPITREASGRSAGGGAERVERDRAVIARLVVRMCSVLRDARRGSWLATTVNAQLEGLRSDLDRELRRGPLRLEFDADEIRLRKACFDDLPRPARRLVAMVHRKGWRAIEFTAGVSTLELLVLLQQLQSSGKSASDDELGRLEFVRPFGAPAGGRPRRRGVPEVIRPSRLGRVVSEAEDGDGEVRSLVSDLVQAIDEVSVTTGCTDAEPDGPGLIELVDDLGHDAVVGLILSSLRRHDAYTYDHSINVGLLSIRLAHHVGWRGRDLRELGSAALIHDVGKLYTPLEVLNKPSRLTPAEWVTMKAHPREGDEILREAGVGHEIGPRIALEHHVRPDGWGYPPLPYGEGGVHPGSRIVKIADAYDAFTTIRPYRTRTTPREALAMLLEQAGTMFDPDLVEAFCEMMGRHPIGSVVRLASGRLALVVDVHASAPARPLVRVLRNADASTPGMLTFVDLRRRVTPAGGFVDHIVESVEPAVGDLPIGRYV